A window of Mus pahari chromosome 7, PAHARI_EIJ_v1.1, whole genome shotgun sequence contains these coding sequences:
- the Ttc6 gene encoding tetratricopeptide repeat protein 6 isoform X2, with protein sequence MMKSYDLAKFTIYQVAEMNKGIIEMSPIQEALIYSFCENHDKAIHILEGVIASKPDISTYALLAKAQMKAKRIKESVRLFKKALELYTFSDKGPVATSVSAECLYNLGLCYMEEGNFQMSYKLGITDLSTAVKMDKSNYTAYYNRALCYTKIGEYQMALRDYGIVLLLDAGENIALNTFINRGLIYTELEQYGFALEDFKQAALMSETSVSLCQATATCHHRIKEFEGAVEFFTRAVKINPRYVDAYIGRGNSYMEYSQEDAMIQAQKDFLKALHLDPSCLKARISLGYNLQAQGKFQKAWKHFTVGIEANPKSYLAYEGRAVLCLQMSNYFAAMQDINCAIKINSTAEFLTNRGVIHEFMGQQQSAMADYQAAISLNPSYSLAYFNAGNIYLHHRQFSQASDYFSNALKFNPENEYALMNRAVTNSVLKKYEEAEKDFSCAMELCPHWAALYFNRASFYFYLKKYKLAEEDLGIALSLKPDEAIMYNLRAQVRGKMGLIAEAMSDYNQALDLEECSTAM encoded by the exons ATGATGAAGAGTTATGATCTTGCAAAATTCACTATTTATCAAGTAGCAGAAATGAACAAAG gTATCATTGAGATGTCCCCGATACAGGAAGCACTCATTTACTCATTTTGTGAAAACCATGACAAGGCCATTCACATCTTGGAAGGGGTCATAGCCAGTAAACCAGACATCTCCACTTATGCACTCTTGGCAAAAGCCCAAATGAAGGCCAAGAGAATCAAG GAGTCTGTGAGACTATTTAAGAAGGCATTGGAACTGTACACATTTTCTGACAAAGGACCAGTTGCCACTAGTGTTTCAGCAGAGTGTCTGTATAACCTGGGTCTTTGTTACATGGAGGAAGGCAATTTTCAAATG AGTTACAAGCTAGGTATTACAGATTTATCTACAGCTGTCAAGATGGACAAGAGCAATTACACAGCATATTATAACAGAGCCCTGTGTTACACCAAGATAGGGGAATATCAGATG gcTTTAAGAGATTATGGAATTGTGCTGCTTCTTGATGCTGGAGAAAATATAGCATTAAATACCTTCATTAACCGTGGACTCATCTATACTGAACTGGAGCAGTATGGCTTTGCACTAGAG GATTTTAAACAAGCCGCACTGATGAGCGAGACTAGTGTGAGCCTTTGTCAAGCTACTGCCACGTGCCACCACAG aattaAAGAGTTTGAAGGAGCTGTTGAATTCTTTACCAGGGCAGTTAAAATCAACCCACGTTATGTGGATGCTTATATTGGACGGGGAAATTCTTACATGGAGTACAGTCAGGAAGATGCTATGATACAAGCCCAGAAGGACTTTCTGAAAGCACTTCATCTTGACCCATCATGTTTAAAAGCCAGAATTAGTCTAGGCTATAATTTGCAG GCccaaggaaaattccagaaagctTGGAAACACTTTACTGTTGGCATAGAAGCGAATCCAAAGAGCTATCTAGCCTATGAAGGAAGGGCTGTGCTTTGTCTTCAAATGAGTAATTATTTCGCTGCAATGCAGGATATCAATTGTGCCATAAAG ATCAATTCGACAGCAGAATTCCTAACAAACCGTGGTGTGATTCATGAGTTTATGGGTCAACAACAGAGCGCAATGGCAGACTATCAAGCAGCAATTTCTCTGAACCCCAGCTACTCGCTTGCTTACTTTAACGCGGGAAACATCTACCTTCACCACCGGCAGTTTTCTCAG GCCAGCGACTACTTCTCAAACGCATTGAAGTTTAATCCAGAAAACGAGTATGCTCTCATGAATCGAGCTGTTACAAACTCAGTGTTAAAGAAATatgaagaagcagaaaaagattTTTCATGTGCAATGGAACTCTGTCCCCACTGGGCTGCACTGTATTTTAATAGAGCAAGTTTCTATTTCTACTTAAAGAAGTATAAGCTCGCTGAAGAGGACCTTGGCATAG CCCTGTCTTTGAAGCCTGATGAAGCTATAATGTATAATCTCAGAGCACAAGTCCGTGGCAAAATGGGACTGATAGCGGAAGCTATGAGTGACTACAACCAAGCCCTTGATCTTGAAGAATGCTCCACAGCTATGTGA